A genomic segment from Arcobacter acticola encodes:
- the panB gene encoding 3-methyl-2-oxobutanoate hydroxymethyltransferase, with product MSIITNDFEKMNITKIKNSKNNKKLTMITAYDALFSKLFAEIADMILVGDSLNMSFAGKADTLSATLEQMIYHTNAVCAGAPKAFVILDMPFGTYINKNEALKNAVEVYRQTKAAAIKIEGGADRADIIEHLTSNSIAVMGHIGLMPQYVRSEGGYKVRGKNKEDEEQLIKDAIAVEKAGAFAIVVEGVMSDVAKKITEAVNVPIIGIGAGNVTDGQVLVWSDMLGFFEDFKPKFVRHYMQGASMVKEAINQYRSDVQDSSFPSKEEEY from the coding sequence ATGAGCATAATTACAAACGATTTTGAGAAAATGAATATTACAAAAATCAAAAATTCAAAAAATAATAAAAAATTAACAATGATTACAGCATACGATGCACTATTTTCAAAGCTTTTTGCAGAAATTGCAGATATGATTTTAGTGGGTGATAGTTTAAATATGAGCTTTGCAGGGAAAGCAGATACGCTTTCAGCAACACTAGAACAAATGATATATCACACAAATGCAGTATGTGCAGGAGCACCAAAAGCTTTTGTTATTTTAGATATGCCATTTGGAACATACATAAATAAAAATGAAGCCCTAAAAAATGCAGTTGAAGTTTATAGACAAACAAAAGCAGCAGCCATTAAAATAGAAGGCGGAGCAGATAGAGCTGATATTATAGAACACTTAACATCAAACTCAATTGCTGTTATGGGACACATTGGTCTTATGCCACAATATGTGAGAAGTGAAGGTGGATATAAAGTAAGAGGAAAAAATAAAGAAGATGAAGAACAGTTAATAAAAGATGCCATTGCAGTTGAAAAAGCAGGAGCATTTGCTATTGTTGTAGAAGGTGTAATGAGTGATGTTGCAAAAAAAATCACTGAAGCTGTAAATGTGCCTATTATTGGAATTGGAGCAGGAAATGTAACTGATGGTCAAGTTTTAGTTTGGTCAGATATGTTAGGTTTCTTTGAAGATTTCAAACCAAAATTTGTAAGACATTATATGCAAGGAGCTTCAATGGTTAAAGAAGCAATAAACCAATATAGAAGTGATGTTCAAGATAGTTCATTTCCTTCAAAAGAAGAAGAATATTAA
- a CDS encoding sugar phosphorylase codes for MKHISSPNHKINKRLNKLYPPSIAELAINDIIDLIFKYKQRIKSQEYHLSQKDIVLITYGDQVSKNHEASLKTLNDFMDNHLKGVINSVHILPFYPYSSDDGFSVVNYSAVDPHMGSWREIEEISKNYRLMVDGVINHISQFSDWFRAYLSGDPYFQDFFIDLDPSIDLSKVVRPRASPLLSEFVDDDGKIHNIWTTFSKDQVDLNYKSHRVLRNVLDALFYYIEKGATLIRLDAIAFIWKEIGTQCVHLPQTHELIQLMRDVLHEVAPEVIIITETNVPHHENVSYFGSGDDEAQMVYNFALPPLLVHSILNGNTKTLNSWAKTLTLPSDKVCFFNFTASHDGIGLRPVKDILKDEEVDFIVQKVQEHGGLVSFRAEEDGTKTPYELNCSYIDALTNPNEDDAIRLKRLLVTQATVLAMPGVPGIYFHSLVGSRNYRDGVKHTGVNRTINREKYHIDWLENELSKQGSLAKSVFDSYKRLISIRINEEAFNPFGKFNFLDMGEKIFAIDNVCAKGVERIIAIHNFSNEEVICILPKNIKLPLYDILSTNYGVLSQEENEQKREFKLAPYQIMWLKGTI; via the coding sequence ATGAAACATATATCAAGCCCCAATCATAAAATAAATAAAAGACTAAACAAACTCTATCCACCTTCTATTGCTGAACTTGCTATCAATGATATTATAGACTTAATCTTTAAATACAAACAAAGAATCAAATCCCAAGAATATCACTTAAGTCAAAAAGATATAGTATTGATAACTTATGGAGACCAAGTAAGTAAAAATCATGAAGCTTCACTTAAAACATTAAATGATTTTATGGATAATCATTTAAAAGGTGTAATTAATTCAGTTCATATTCTTCCTTTTTATCCTTATTCTTCAGATGATGGTTTTTCAGTTGTAAATTATAGTGCTGTTGATCCTCATATGGGATCTTGGCGAGAAATTGAAGAGATAAGTAAAAATTATAGACTTATGGTAGATGGTGTTATAAATCATATTTCTCAATTTTCAGATTGGTTTAGAGCATATTTAAGTGGAGACCCTTATTTTCAAGACTTTTTTATTGATTTGGATCCATCTATTGATTTAAGTAAAGTTGTACGTCCAAGGGCTAGTCCACTGTTAAGTGAATTTGTAGATGATGATGGAAAAATTCATAATATTTGGACTACTTTTAGTAAGGATCAGGTTGATTTAAATTACAAAAGTCATAGGGTTTTACGAAATGTTCTAGATGCACTTTTTTATTATATAGAAAAAGGTGCAACACTAATAAGACTTGATGCCATTGCTTTTATTTGGAAAGAAATAGGAACACAATGTGTTCACCTTCCTCAAACCCATGAGTTAATACAGCTAATGCGAGATGTTTTACATGAGGTTGCACCTGAAGTTATAATAATCACAGAAACAAACGTACCACACCATGAAAATGTATCATACTTCGGAAGTGGTGATGATGAAGCGCAAATGGTTTATAACTTTGCTCTTCCTCCACTTTTAGTTCATTCTATTTTAAATGGAAATACAAAAACTTTAAATTCTTGGGCAAAGACTTTAACACTTCCAAGTGATAAGGTATGTTTCTTTAATTTTACGGCTAGTCATGATGGTATAGGCCTTAGACCTGTAAAAGATATTTTAAAAGATGAAGAAGTTGATTTTATTGTACAAAAAGTACAAGAGCATGGTGGATTAGTATCTTTTAGAGCAGAAGAAGATGGAACAAAAACTCCTTATGAGCTAAATTGTTCTTACATAGATGCTCTTACTAATCCAAATGAAGATGATGCAATTAGATTAAAAAGATTATTAGTAACTCAAGCTACAGTTTTGGCAATGCCAGGAGTTCCAGGTATTTATTTTCATTCATTAGTTGGGTCTAGAAATTATCGAGATGGTGTGAAGCATACAGGTGTAAATAGAACTATAAATCGTGAAAAATATCATATTGATTGGTTAGAAAATGAATTATCAAAACAAGGAAGCTTGGCAAAAAGTGTTTTTGATAGTTATAAAAGATTAATATCCATAAGAATAAATGAAGAAGCTTTTAACCCTTTTGGAAAATTTAATTTTCTAGATATGGGTGAAAAAATATTTGCCATAGATAATGTATGTGCTAAAGGTGTTGAAAGAATTATAGCTATTCATAATTTTTCAAATGAGGAAGTAATTTGTATCCTTCCTAAAAATATAAAACTTCCTTTGTATGATATTTTATCTACAAATTATGGAGTTTTATCACAAGAAGAAAATGAGCAAAAAAGAGAATTTAAACTCGCACCATATCAAATTATGTGGTTAAAAGGAACAATTTAA
- a CDS encoding glycerate kinase type-2 family protein, translating to MSRKELEKIYFKALNKVKAKTIIKDNVSIKENILNIVDEKIDLNKIKKLYIFSVGKAGFSMAKECEKILEDKIKGGLAISTSKGKLKYIKHFKSSHPLVSKKSIKAGTLLLDEVSNLQEDDYFIFLLSGGASAMIEKPIDGLNLDDFSKISKALLSSGIDIKALNSVRKSISQIKGGKLANSIKAQGSVLVLSDVIGDDLNTIGSAPMNNGKFKHYIIGNNKIALKKAKKYIDKKVDKTKIITTSLDKNSIEASSYISNIIKEYDKKYESFCLLFGGETTTIVEANGKGGRNQELALRLLIDNKFNKNISILCSGSDGIDGNSDANGAFVDFEISEKIKKLNLNANEYLKNCDSNTFFNKLSYDFVTGITGTNVMDFIIVLKEKNNG from the coding sequence ATGTCTAGAAAAGAATTAGAAAAAATATATTTTAAAGCCTTGAATAAGGTAAAAGCAAAAACAATTATTAAAGATAATGTATCTATTAAAGAGAATATCTTAAATATAGTAGATGAGAAAATAGATTTAAATAAAATCAAAAAATTATATATATTCTCTGTTGGAAAAGCTGGTTTTTCAATGGCTAAAGAGTGTGAAAAAATTTTAGAAGATAAAATAAAAGGTGGTTTAGCAATTTCTACATCAAAAGGAAAATTAAAATACATAAAACATTTTAAGTCAAGTCATCCTTTAGTTTCTAAAAAAAGTATAAAAGCTGGAACTTTATTACTTGATGAAGTATCTAATTTGCAAGAAGATGATTATTTTATATTTTTGCTTTCAGGTGGTGCTTCTGCAATGATTGAAAAACCAATTGATGGATTAAATTTAGATGACTTTTCAAAAATATCAAAAGCACTATTATCAAGTGGTATAGATATTAAAGCTTTAAATAGTGTAAGAAAATCTATTTCACAAATAAAAGGCGGAAAACTAGCTAATAGTATTAAAGCTCAAGGTTCTGTTTTAGTTTTAAGTGATGTTATTGGAGATGACTTAAATACAATTGGCTCTGCTCCTATGAATAATGGAAAATTCAAACACTACATTATAGGAAATAATAAAATAGCTTTAAAGAAAGCCAAAAAATATATAGATAAAAAAGTAGATAAGACAAAAATTATAACTACTTCCCTTGATAAAAACTCTATAGAAGCTAGTTCTTACATATCAAATATAATTAAAGAATATGATAAAAAATATGAAAGTTTTTGTTTATTATTTGGTGGTGAAACTACAACTATAGTTGAAGCAAATGGAAAAGGTGGACGAAATCAAGAATTGGCTTTACGATTGTTAATTGATAATAAATTTAATAAAAATATTTCTATTTTATGTTCAGGAAGTGATGGAATTGATGGAAATAGTGATGCAAATGGAGCTTTTGTTGATTTTGAGATTTCTGAAAAAATAAAAAAATTAAATCTTAATGCAAATGAGTATTTAAAAAATTGTGATAGTAATACATTTTTTAATAAGCTTTCATATGATTTTGTAACTGGAATTACGGGTACAAATGTAATGGATTTTATAATAGTTTTAAAGGAGAAAAACAATGGCTGA
- a CDS encoding AI-2E family transporter, translating to MKAVYFLVAIAIVMIFFMVELFSPFLKSIFVSVLLAVATSTATLYLENRLKSRIIASSIMTIGLTALFFIPILYCIFSFANFFNQVDQQVLINNLSDMKIFVQKMISDLVFLNDFLNDLTSKIDIGKTVENILSISAFLGKNSAKFMIDMVMILIFFFFFTLYSTSIATFMKELLPIKKDDSTILFYESSNVMTVVLYSILITAIFEGFLFGFFLTFFGYDGLLFGVLYGFASLIPVVGGVIMWLPIVIYEATTNSLPNAIIIAVYSIVVISIIADTFIKPMIIKYINQKVVKTPTSVNELLIFFSIVAGLSTFGFWGMIIGPAMVTFFISIMHLLKKYSDDFKEHVSYD from the coding sequence TTGAAAGCAGTTTACTTTTTAGTTGCTATTGCTATTGTTATGATATTTTTTATGGTGGAATTATTTAGTCCATTTTTAAAATCGATTTTCGTATCTGTTTTACTAGCAGTTGCAACAAGTACTGCAACCCTATATTTAGAAAACAGACTAAAAAGTAGAATAATTGCAAGTTCAATTATGACTATAGGGCTAACAGCACTATTTTTTATTCCAATTTTATATTGTATTTTTTCATTTGCAAACTTTTTTAATCAAGTGGATCAACAAGTATTGATTAATAATTTAAGTGATATGAAAATCTTCGTTCAAAAAATGATATCTGATTTAGTTTTTCTAAATGATTTTTTAAATGATTTAACTTCAAAAATTGATATTGGTAAAACTGTAGAAAATATATTATCAATTAGTGCATTCTTAGGAAAAAACTCTGCTAAATTTATGATAGATATGGTAATGATATTAATATTTTTCTTTTTCTTCACTTTGTATTCAACTTCAATTGCAACTTTTATGAAAGAATTATTACCAATAAAAAAAGACGACTCTACTATTTTATTTTATGAGTCATCAAATGTAATGACTGTTGTACTTTATTCTATTTTAATTACAGCTATATTTGAAGGATTTTTATTTGGGTTTTTCTTAACATTTTTCGGATATGATGGATTACTTTTCGGAGTTTTATATGGTTTTGCATCACTAATTCCAGTTGTTGGAGGGGTTATAATGTGGCTTCCAATTGTAATTTATGAAGCAACAACAAACTCATTACCAAATGCAATAATTATTGCAGTATATTCCATAGTGGTAATTTCTATAATTGCAGATACATTTATAAAACCAATGATTATCAAATATATAAATCAAAAAGTAGTAAAAACACCAACAAGTGTAAATGAACTTTTAATTTTCTTTTCAATAGTAGCTGGTCTTTCGACTTTTGGTTTTTGGGGAATGATTATAGGGCCGGCAATGGTGACATTTTTCATATCAATTATGCATCTATTAAAAAAATATTCAGATGACTTTAAAGAGCATGTATCCTATGACTAG
- the ruvB gene encoding Holliday junction branch migration DNA helicase RuvB produces the protein MERIVEVESVSFEEDNAEVSLRPSNWDDYIGQEKIKKNLKVFIEASKKRKEALDHILFYGPPGLGKTTLSYLISNEMNTNIKVTAGPMIEKSGDLAAILTNLEEGDILFIDEIHRLSPTVEEILYPAMEDYRLDIIIGSGPAAQTVKIDLPRFTLIGATTRAGMLSNPLRERFGMHFRMQFYNHDELSKIVRKAADKLSKSCENDAAFEISRRSRGTPRVALRLLKRVRDFAEVENEDFIHISRCKYALDELGVNESGFDEMDINLLELLISNRGKPMGLSTMAAALSEDEGTIEDAIEPYLLANGYIERTARGRVASLKTYEMFRLSYPGSEKLDDNVNQGKLF, from the coding sequence ATGGAAAGAATAGTAGAAGTTGAGTCAGTATCTTTTGAAGAAGATAATGCAGAAGTAAGCTTACGTCCTTCAAATTGGGACGATTATATAGGTCAAGAAAAAATCAAAAAAAATTTAAAAGTATTTATTGAAGCCTCTAAAAAAAGAAAAGAAGCATTAGATCATATACTTTTTTATGGACCGCCAGGACTTGGGAAAACAACTTTGTCATATCTTATTTCAAATGAAATGAATACAAATATTAAAGTAACAGCTGGGCCTATGATTGAAAAATCAGGTGATTTAGCAGCAATATTAACAAACCTTGAAGAAGGAGATATTTTATTTATAGATGAAATTCATAGACTTTCACCAACTGTTGAAGAGATACTTTATCCTGCAATGGAAGATTATAGATTAGATATTATAATTGGTTCAGGACCAGCTGCACAAACTGTAAAAATTGATTTGCCAAGATTTACTTTAATTGGAGCTACAACAAGAGCTGGAATGTTATCAAATCCTTTAAGAGAAAGATTTGGTATGCATTTTAGAATGCAATTTTATAATCACGATGAGTTATCAAAAATTGTTAGAAAAGCAGCAGATAAACTTTCAAAATCATGTGAGAATGATGCAGCGTTTGAAATTTCAAGAAGAAGTAGAGGAACTCCAAGGGTAGCACTTCGACTTTTAAAAAGAGTAAGAGACTTTGCAGAAGTTGAAAATGAAGATTTTATTCATATTTCAAGATGTAAATATGCCTTAGATGAATTAGGAGTAAATGAAAGTGGCTTTGATGAAATGGATATAAATCTTCTTGAACTATTAATTTCAAATCGAGGAAAACCAATGGGACTTTCTACAATGGCTGCTGCTCTTAGTGAAGATGAAGGAACAATTGAAGATGCTATTGAGCCTTATTTACTTGCAAATGGATATATAGAAAGAACTGCACGTGGAAGAGTAGCTTCATTAAAAACTTATGAAATGTTTAGACTTTCATATCCAGGAAGTGAAAAATTAGATGATAATGTAAACCAAGGAAAATTATTTTGA
- a CDS encoding chloride channel protein has protein sequence MKNDLNIPKHLAEQTILFASISKWIILSSLIGALIGAVVSLFLKLLEYCENSRELLPFNYYYTLPFALAITVFIVKKFAPSAQGHGTEKVIEAVHKNSGKINISVVPTKLFATVLTIFAGGSVGKEGPGAQIGASLASFIAMKLNFSNRDRKKIVICGISAGFASVFGTPLAGAIFGVEILIVGALMYDILLPSIVAGFSAFLVAKMLGINYTYFYIAFYSSFDFNYVLLSKIILGGIFFGLVADFIITTLSTLHKYVDKIKINYILKAFFGGMLLVILTLIIGEDYLGLGFHTIKDSLSYNIEAYENVPWYAFIMKTIFTSITLAFGGSGGVITPIFYVGATSGNFFGYLVDGYIPLFAALGFVSVLAGTTSAPIAAMIMAVELFGMDVGHYAAISIIIAFLMTGHRSVFPSQLLSMKKSEAIDIKLGQEIINSQTSYTTRFFINIQNIINVLLKRSKKDTKENTEDKKE, from the coding sequence ATGAAAAATGACTTAAATATCCCAAAACACTTAGCCGAACAAACTATTTTATTTGCCAGTATCTCAAAATGGATAATCTTATCATCTTTAATTGGTGCCTTGATTGGTGCAGTTGTTTCTTTATTTCTAAAACTTTTAGAATATTGTGAAAATTCTAGGGAATTATTACCTTTTAATTATTACTATACTTTGCCTTTTGCTTTAGCAATAACGGTTTTTATTGTGAAAAAATTTGCTCCAAGTGCCCAAGGTCATGGAACAGAAAAAGTAATTGAAGCTGTTCATAAAAATTCTGGAAAAATAAATATTAGTGTTGTTCCTACAAAACTTTTTGCAACGGTACTTACTATTTTTGCAGGTGGTTCTGTTGGTAAAGAAGGTCCTGGTGCTCAAATTGGAGCATCATTAGCTTCTTTTATTGCAATGAAACTAAATTTTTCAAATAGAGATAGAAAAAAAATTGTAATTTGTGGAATTAGTGCAGGATTTGCTTCTGTATTTGGAACTCCACTTGCAGGTGCTATTTTTGGAGTTGAGATATTAATTGTTGGTGCTTTAATGTATGATATTTTATTACCTTCAATTGTGGCTGGTTTTTCTGCATTTTTAGTAGCAAAGATGCTTGGTATTAATTATACATATTTTTATATTGCTTTTTATTCAAGTTTTGATTTTAATTATGTTTTATTATCAAAAATTATTTTAGGTGGAATATTTTTTGGACTAGTTGCAGATTTTATTATCACTACCTTGAGTACTTTACATAAATATGTTGATAAGATAAAAATTAATTATATTTTAAAAGCTTTTTTTGGAGGAATGCTTCTTGTAATTTTAACTTTAATTATTGGAGAAGATTATCTAGGACTTGGTTTTCATACAATAAAAGACTCCTTATCCTATAACATTGAAGCCTATGAAAATGTACCTTGGTATGCTTTTATTATGAAAACTATTTTCACTTCTATAACCTTGGCTTTTGGTGGAAGTGGTGGAGTTATCACGCCCATATTTTATGTTGGTGCAACAAGTGGAAATTTCTTTGGATATTTAGTAGATGGATATATTCCATTATTTGCAGCACTTGGCTTTGTAAGTGTTTTAGCAGGAACAACAAGTGCCCCAATTGCTGCTATGATAATGGCAGTTGAGCTTTTTGGGATGGATGTTGGGCATTATGCTGCTATTTCAATTATTATTGCTTTTTTAATGACAGGACATAGAAGTGTATTTCCTTCTCAGCTTTTATCAATGAAAAAATCAGAAGCGATAGATATAAAACTAGGGCAAGAAATTATAAATAGCCAAACTTCATATACAACAAGATTTTTTATTAATATTCAAAATATTATTAATGTACTTTTAAAAAGAAGTAAAAAAGATACTAAAGAAAATACAGAAGATAAAAAAGAATAA
- the galU gene encoding UTP--glucose-1-phosphate uridylyltransferase GalU produces MIKKCLFPAAGYGTRFLPATKAMPKEMLPVLTKPLIQYGVEEAIAGGCDVMSIITGRGKRAITDHFDISYELEHQIKGSSKEEMLNDIRKIIEKCTFTYTRQNEMKGLGDAIYKGRMLVGETDPFAVILADDLCVNPKGDGVLTQMIKLYEKYKCCIVACMEVPKEDVHKYGVIEGSKIEDGVFMVSNMVEKPNNDKAPSNLAVIGRYILTPSIFEVISKTKPGKNGELQITDALCTQAKSGMVLAYKFKGKRFDCGSVDGFVEATNYFYDLEKKAKK; encoded by the coding sequence ATGATTAAGAAATGTTTATTCCCAGCAGCAGGTTATGGTACAAGATTTTTACCAGCAACAAAGGCAATGCCAAAAGAGATGTTACCGGTACTTACAAAGCCGTTGATTCAGTATGGAGTTGAAGAAGCTATTGCAGGTGGATGTGATGTTATGTCTATTATTACAGGAAGAGGTAAAAGAGCCATAACAGATCACTTTGATATATCATATGAGTTAGAACATCAAATAAAAGGTTCATCTAAAGAAGAGATGTTAAATGACATTAGAAAAATTATTGAAAAATGTACATTTACTTATACTAGACAAAATGAGATGAAAGGTCTAGGTGATGCAATATATAAAGGAAGAATGTTAGTGGGTGAAACGGATCCATTTGCTGTAATTCTTGCAGATGATTTATGTGTTAATCCAAAAGGTGATGGTGTTTTAACTCAAATGATAAAATTATATGAGAAATATAAATGTTGTATAGTAGCTTGTATGGAAGTTCCAAAAGAGGATGTTCATAAGTATGGTGTTATTGAAGGAAGTAAAATTGAAGATGGAGTTTTTATGGTATCAAATATGGTTGAAAAACCTAATAATGATAAAGCTCCTTCAAATTTAGCTGTTATTGGAAGATATATTTTAACGCCAAGTATTTTTGAAGTAATATCTAAAACTAAACCTGGTAAAAACGGTGAACTTCAAATAACAGATGCTTTATGTACCCAAGCTAAAAGTGGCATGGTATTAGCTTATAAATTTAAAGGTAAGAGATTTGACTGTGGAAGTGTTGATGGTTTTGTAGAAGCCACAAATTACTTTTATGATTTAGAAAAAAAAGCAAAAAAATAG
- a CDS encoding glycosyl transferase, with protein sequence MADFFQNGVITTLQDLGNRSIEHMESELEEFGKRHQMVLLLPALYSEFQTPAMHKIIEELKGVKYLYKIILGLDKATKEQFEEVKQLMSVLPCRVDVLWNDGPKIQELYKDLTNEGFPGLNTPGKGRNVWTMIGYGLTDKDAYAFALHDCDIVNYNREIPARLFYPIIHPGLDFEFNKGFYSRVTNKLHGRATRLLYTPLINSLTKVYGSSRYLDYMESFRYALSGEFSFIRSLGRGIAISPTWGLEVSTLSEVYKNTSNRRICQTEIMESYEHKHQELGNSDSGGGIYKMANDIAKTLFRVMAQEGVVFSEASFKTLLATYFQEARFEISKYNALSKLNNLEYIREKEIQAVMEFEKAIKEASKEYYEDPMGIPALSPWITVRSVLPEFSDKFAKYVSEDNQ encoded by the coding sequence ATGGCTGATTTTTTTCAAAATGGAGTTATAACAACTTTACAAGATCTTGGAAATAGAAGTATAGAACATATGGAAAGTGAACTTGAAGAATTTGGTAAAAGACATCAAATGGTTCTTCTTTTACCTGCATTATATTCAGAGTTCCAAACTCCTGCGATGCATAAAATTATTGAAGAATTAAAGGGTGTAAAATATTTATATAAAATTATATTAGGTTTAGATAAGGCAACAAAAGAGCAGTTTGAAGAAGTTAAGCAACTAATGTCAGTTTTACCTTGTAGGGTTGATGTGTTATGGAATGATGGACCTAAAATTCAAGAATTATATAAAGATTTGACAAATGAAGGTTTTCCCGGACTTAATACTCCTGGAAAAGGAAGAAATGTTTGGACAATGATTGGTTATGGATTAACAGATAAAGATGCTTATGCTTTTGCACTTCATGACTGTGATATTGTAAATTATAATAGAGAAATTCCTGCACGACTTTTTTATCCTATTATTCATCCTGGACTTGATTTTGAATTTAATAAAGGATTTTATTCAAGGGTAACAAATAAACTACATGGAAGAGCTACAAGGCTTTTATACACACCTTTAATAAATTCACTTACAAAGGTTTATGGTTCTAGTAGATATTTAGATTATATGGAAAGTTTTAGATATGCCTTATCGGGTGAATTCTCTTTTATAAGAAGTTTAGGAAGAGGTATTGCTATTTCCCCCACTTGGGGATTAGAAGTTTCAACTTTAAGTGAGGTCTATAAAAATACTTCAAATAGAAGAATATGTCAAACTGAAATTATGGAAAGTTATGAACATAAACATCAAGAATTAGGAAATTCTGATAGTGGCGGTGGAATATATAAAATGGCCAATGATATAGCTAAAACACTTTTTAGAGTTATGGCTCAAGAAGGAGTTGTTTTTAGTGAAGCATCTTTTAAAACATTATTAGCAACTTATTTCCAAGAAGCAAGATTTGAAATATCAAAATACAATGCTTTAAGTAAATTAAATAACTTAGAGTACATAAGAGAAAAAGAAATACAAGCAGTAATGGAGTTTGAAAAAGCCATAAAAGAAGCTTCAAAAGAGTATTACGAAGATCCTATGGGAATTCCAGCATTATCTCCTTGGATTACAGTTCGTTCTGTTTTACCTGAGTTTTCAGATAAGTTCGCAAAATACGTCAGTGAGGATAACCAATGA
- a CDS encoding HAD-IIB family hydrolase, which yields MLLLIMKIIIFTDLDGTFLNHDDYSYNDSLLGVRKVLSENIPLIFTTSKTKVEVETLHERLKINEPFIIENGAALFIPKNYKELDFSFLDEYENYYIYQLGLSYEKILEFYNKYKEEFEILGFSDMNKWELMKYTKLDSTIADLAKQRDFTEPFILKDESKLKALEKIAFEYGIKITKGGRFYHLIGINQDKGRAVSETVKIFEKVFNTKTKTIALGDGQNDIAMLENVDVPIIIKNHKGGYINCKIKNIQKSTYKGSTGWSEMVLKNV from the coding sequence ATGCTATTATTAATTATGAAAATCATAATATTTACAGATTTAGATGGTACATTTTTAAATCATGATGACTATTCTTATAATGATTCCCTTCTTGGAGTTAGAAAAGTTTTAAGTGAAAATATACCTTTAATATTTACTACAAGTAAAACAAAAGTCGAGGTTGAGACCTTACATGAAAGGTTGAAAATCAATGAGCCATTTATTATAGAAAATGGTGCTGCATTATTTATTCCAAAAAATTATAAAGAATTGGACTTTTCATTTTTAGATGAGTATGAAAATTATTATATTTATCAATTGGGATTATCCTATGAGAAAATTTTAGAATTTTATAATAAATATAAAGAAGAATTTGAGATTTTAGGTTTCTCGGATATGAATAAATGGGAGCTAATGAAATACACAAAATTAGACTCTACTATTGCAGATTTAGCAAAACAAAGAGATTTCACAGAGCCATTTATTTTAAAGGATGAATCTAAATTAAAAGCTTTAGAAAAAATTGCTTTCGAATATGGAATAAAAATTACTAAAGGTGGAAGATTTTATCATTTAATTGGAATTAATCAAGATAAAGGAAGAGCAGTTAGTGAAACAGTAAAAATATTTGAAAAGGTATTTAATACAAAAACTAAAACAATTGCCTTAGGTGATGGACAAAATGATATTGCTATGCTTGAAAATGTGGATGTTCCAATTATAATTAAAAACCACAAAGGTGGATATATAAACTGTAAAATTAAAAATATTCAAAAATCAACTTACAAAGGCTCTACAGGTTGGAGCGAAATGGTGTTAAAAAATGTCTAG